The nucleotide window TTACGTAAAAGATACCGGTGCAAAATCAAATAAAGGAGGTTTTGCTGTAAGTGGTAGAAATAATTCAAAAGCTCTAACTCATGATTTTCTTTATGTTGATCCAGATTATACAAGAGTATATACCGGAGATACTTTAGCTGGCTTTGGTGTTCAAAATATTGGAACAACATCTGATAATAGTTATATGCAAATGACCCCAAAAAATTATTTTATTGGCCATGATGCTGGAAATAGTACTACTACTGGAAAATATAATTCATTTATTGGTTATCAAAGTGGTTTTGCCAATATTGCAGGGAGTTATAATGTTTTTCTTGGGTATAATACAGGTTATAATAACACAGCAAGTAATAACTTATTTCTGGGTTATGAAACTGGTAAAAATAATACTATAGGTACATTTAATTCATTCATTGGACATCAGTCGGGTTTTTCTAATATTGATGGAAATCAAAATACAGCCAATGGATATATGACATTAAACCATAATACTACAGGTGATTATAATACAGCAATGGGGTCTTATGCATTATACAATAATACAATAGGAAATGATAATACTGCAGTTGGTAATATGGTGTTATTTGCAAATACAACAGGAATTGATAATATCGCAATTGGTTCAAGTTCATTACAAAATAACATAACAGGTAGCCAGAATACAGCTGTTGGGGCTGCAGTATTAAGATTAGGGACTGCTTCAAGTAATAATTCTGCACTTGGATATTTAACAGGTTATAATTCTTCAGGGTCTAATAATACTTTTATGGGATATCGTACTGGATATAATACATCTGGCTCTAATAATGCTTTTATGGGTTATGATGCTGGATTTAATTCTACCGGAAGTAATAATGTTTTCGTTGGATTTGGTGCAGGTTATAGCACATCAGCATCTTATGATGCATTTATTGGGTATCAAGCAGGTTATAGCAATACATCTGGTTCTCAAAATACTGCAATTGGTTATCAGGCTTTATATGATAATACTATTGCCAGTTTTACAACTGCTGTTGGTTCATATGCTTTAGCAAACAATACTACCGGTAATGATAATACAGCAATTGGTAACCTTGCACTTTATTCAAATGTTACTGGTAGTGGTAATATTGCTACTGGTTCAAGTGCTTTACAGAATAATACAGGAAGTAATAATACAGCAAACGGTGCTGCAGCATTAAGAAGTAATACAACAGGTATTAATAATACTGCATTAGGTTATGCTGCATTTTATAATGGAAATTATAATAATTCAACAGCTTTGGGTGCAAATACAGTTATAAATCAGAGTAATAAAGTAAGAATTGGTGATGCTTCAACTACAGTAATCGAAGGTCAGGTAGCATATACATGGCCATCAGACGGAAGATTTAAAAATAATGTTACCGAGGAAGTAAAAGGACTTGATTTTATTACTAAACTAAGACCAATTGTTTACAATTTCGATACTCGTAAATTTGATGCTTTTTTAATGAAAGATATGAGTGATAGCTTAAGGGAAGATTTAATGAGTAAAAAAGATTATACTTCATCATCAAGTGTTCGACAAACAGGTTTTATTGCTCAGGAAATTGAAGTTGCTGCCAAAGAATGTGGTTATAATTTTAATGGATTACATATACCTGAAAATGATAATGATAATTATAGTGTAGCATATTCATTATTTACAGTTCCTTTAGTTAAAGCAGTGCAAGAATTAAATGCAAAAAATCAGGAGCTTATGCAAATAAATAATGACCTTCAAAAGAGAATAGAAGCTCTTGAAAAGATTGTTTTGAATAAATAATTGCCTTTTAAAAAATATATAGGTATTTGAATAATACTTAGTTTTATTTGCTTTAAAATTTATAATAATTTAATTTTAAGTCACATTTTAAATAGAATTTAAAAATCAGAAAACGTAACTGTATATGAAACAATTTATTGTATTATTTATTAGTCTAATGCTTTGTGCAACTGTTTTTGCGCAAACACCACAATCATTTCAATATCAATGTGTGGTTCGTGATTTAAGCGGTGCTGCTATTGTTAATCAGCCTGTTAATTTCCAGCTGAGTATTTTGTCTGGTAGTCCAACTGGAAATTTAATGTATGTAGAAACTCAATTAGTAACTACTAATTCATTTGGGTTGGTTTCAATTTCAATTGGAACCGGAACACAAGTTAGCGGTGATTTTACTATCATTGATTGGGGAAATGCCTTACATTTTTTAAAAGTAGAAGCAGATCCAACCGGAGGCTCTAGTTTTAT belongs to Bacteroidia bacterium and includes:
- a CDS encoding tail fiber domain-containing protein encodes the protein MKKITLLFVSFLITYATFAQAPKTFQYQAVVRDVSGNALQSQSVNFQLSIISGSVSGTVEYVETHNTVTNQFGIVTLSVGLGTPVTGVFASINWGGNLHFIKVEADPTGGTSYIDMGTTQLLSIPYALYAETAGNAGQTYTAGNGIDITGNVVANTAPDQIVVLNSGSGASITGVYPNFTVTNTQPDQILNLSGSGSTSVTGTYPNFTISSTDNNTTYTAGSGLNLIGTTFSNTAPDQTITLGSGTGIGVTGAYPSFTVTNSSPNATHTGDVTGSGALTIANNAVTTSKIADGNVTAAKLNNMSATSGQVLKYNGTSWAPATDNNTAYSAGTGINVTGTTISNTAPDQTVSLTQGGATTITGTYPNFTISSTDNNTTYTAGTGLGLTGTVFSSTQTLAQTLTNGNSAGTSSILMNNQSITGANIIGLGTNNANYFDLFWGHIRDYAGSHGVAGQVLTVRGTSPNTFVYWENPLISSVGSGLSLSGNTLNSVWSVNGNHIYNNNTGNVGVGINNPVGKMVVKGDASALPTDPLFEVKNAAGQTVFVVYPDSVHIYVKDTGAKSNKGGFAVSGRNNSKALTHDFLYVDPDYTRVYTGDTLAGFGVQNIGTTSDNSYMQMTPKNYFIGHDAGNSTTTGKYNSFIGYQSGFANIAGSYNVFLGYNTGYNNTASNNLFLGYETGKNNTIGTFNSFIGHQSGFSNIDGNQNTANGYMTLNHNTTGDYNTAMGSYALYNNTIGNDNTAVGNMVLFANTTGIDNIAIGSSSLQNNITGSQNTAVGAAVLRLGTASSNNSALGYLTGYNSSGSNNTFMGYRTGYNTSGSNNAFMGYDAGFNSTGSNNVFVGFGAGYSTSASYDAFIGYQAGYSNTSGSQNTAIGYQALYDNTIASFTTAVGSYALANNTTGNDNTAIGNLALYSNVTGSGNIATGSSALQNNTGSNNTANGAAALRSNTTGINNTALGYAAFYNGNYNNSTALGANTVINQSNKVRIGDASTTVIEGQVAYTWPSDGRFKNNVTEEVKGLDFITKLRPIVYNFDTRKFDAFLMKDMSDSLREDLMSKKDYTSSSSVRQTGFIAQEIEVAAKECGYNFNGLHIPENDNDNYSVAYSLFTVPLVKAVQELNAKNQELMQINNDLQKRIEALEKIVLNK